The proteins below come from a single Vibrio cyclitrophicus genomic window:
- a CDS encoding OmpP1/FadL family transporter: MNKTFTYSLAATAIFTSLNAFASGLFLQEAVVANAGTTGAGDGVYTRSAAAMWMNPATMSHMGESKTTINTMAFDLEMQYQDNDGNPDGKAHSVMPSFGAFHAHQVTDKLHLGIALGAVGGSSLDYGSEWAGAELLEDITLTAMQVNPSLSYQLNDQWSVGAGIQLSWAALQQSSSVFTAKQDTDWAYGYNLGVMFTPSDKLKLGASYRSKLEHEFNNELRGVEDFSNSLAMDLALPEIVDISASYALNPKLDLLASVQLHRWSEWDTTVLDFGVAGSPISGVPLERDWDDVWKFAVGADYQLNSDWRLKAGFSYETSPQDDPSMQWVDLPVGEQYRYSVGASTYWDDILIDMFYEYADLGSVDMNRSGPKGNTLLNGSFDGRIHFVGVSATF, from the coding sequence ATGAACAAAACTTTTACTTACTCGCTAGCTGCCACCGCAATTTTTACAAGTTTAAATGCTTTCGCAAGTGGTCTGTTTTTACAAGAAGCTGTCGTCGCCAATGCTGGTACTACCGGCGCCGGGGACGGTGTTTATACTCGCTCTGCTGCTGCAATGTGGATGAACCCTGCCACCATGTCTCATATGGGCGAAAGCAAAACGACCATCAACACCATGGCGTTTGATCTTGAGATGCAATATCAAGACAACGATGGTAATCCAGATGGTAAAGCTCATTCCGTAATGCCGTCATTTGGTGCCTTTCACGCTCACCAAGTGACTGACAAATTACACCTTGGTATCGCGCTGGGTGCAGTAGGGGGCTCTAGCCTTGATTACGGCAGTGAGTGGGCGGGAGCTGAACTCTTAGAAGATATCACCCTCACTGCGATGCAAGTAAACCCATCACTAAGCTACCAACTGAATGACCAGTGGTCGGTTGGTGCCGGTATCCAGTTAAGTTGGGCTGCGTTACAACAGTCATCCTCTGTTTTTACAGCAAAGCAAGACACTGACTGGGCTTATGGTTATAACCTAGGTGTAATGTTTACGCCGTCGGATAAACTTAAGTTGGGTGCTAGCTATCGGTCAAAGCTTGAGCACGAGTTTAATAATGAGTTAAGAGGGGTAGAAGATTTTTCTAACTCTCTAGCTATGGATCTTGCTTTACCAGAGATCGTTGATATCAGCGCTAGTTACGCACTTAACCCAAAGCTCGACTTATTGGCTAGTGTGCAATTACATCGTTGGAGTGAGTGGGATACAACAGTTCTTGATTTTGGTGTTGCTGGAAGCCCAATTAGTGGTGTTCCACTTGAACGCGATTGGGACGACGTGTGGAAGTTTGCGGTTGGTGCAGATTACCAACTTAACTCAGACTGGCGTTTGAAAGCCGGCTTCTCTTATGAGACCTCACCACAAGATGATCCATCAATGCAGTGGGTTGACCTTCCTGTAGGCGAACAGTATCGCTATTCGGTAGGTGCTTCAACGTATTGGGATGATATCTTGATTGATATGTTCTACGAGTATGCGGATTTAGGTTCAGTTGATATGAATCGAAGTGGACCAAAAGGTAATACTTTGCTAAACGGCTCATTCGACGGTCGCATCCACTTTGTTGGCGTTAGTGCGACCTTCTAA
- a CDS encoding crotonase/enoyl-CoA hydratase family protein, whose amino-acid sequence MTDLSRITCSIDENQIATVVLNRPDKLNAIDMAMFQGVNTMIRELKKNTEIRVVIVKGNGADFCSGLDVKSLLNSKAGALKLLFKWWPTLPNAAQYFSIGWRDIPCPVIFAIHGRCWGGGLQLVSGGDFRIASPDANFSVLEAKWGLIPDMGGAIAFRELMRKDHTLEMAMTAKVIDCETAKEYGLVTKIAEDPYAEAYALALECANRSPDVLAANKKLYNKTWWSSPGIALFLETWYQIKVGARKNRTIAIQRETHNDKPRKYLPRTFK is encoded by the coding sequence ATGACCGACCTTTCTCGTATCACTTGTTCCATCGATGAAAACCAAATCGCGACCGTAGTATTGAACCGTCCAGATAAGCTGAATGCTATTGATATGGCGATGTTTCAAGGCGTTAACACTATGATCAGGGAGCTAAAAAAGAATACCGAGATTCGCGTTGTTATAGTGAAGGGGAATGGCGCGGATTTTTGTTCAGGGCTTGATGTTAAGTCTTTATTGAATAGTAAAGCTGGGGCATTGAAGCTTCTATTTAAATGGTGGCCAACGTTGCCGAATGCTGCGCAATACTTCTCTATTGGCTGGCGAGATATCCCATGCCCGGTGATTTTTGCGATACATGGGCGTTGCTGGGGAGGAGGTCTACAGTTAGTCAGCGGCGGTGATTTTAGAATTGCTAGCCCAGACGCCAACTTCTCGGTATTAGAAGCGAAATGGGGTTTGATTCCTGACATGGGGGGCGCCATCGCATTTCGTGAACTCATGCGTAAGGATCATACTTTGGAAATGGCGATGACCGCGAAGGTGATCGACTGTGAAACTGCGAAAGAATATGGATTGGTGACCAAGATTGCAGAAGATCCTTACGCTGAAGCTTATGCGTTAGCACTTGAGTGTGCTAATCGATCGCCAGATGTCCTTGCCGCCAATAAGAAGCTCTACAATAAAACGTGGTGGTCTAGCCCTGGTATTGCGCTGTTTTTAGAGACTTGGTATCAAATCAAAGTTGGAGCAAGGAAGAACAGAACGATTGCCATCCAGCGTGAAACTCATAACGATAAACCACGAAAATATCTTCCCAGAACCTTTAAGTAG